In Gemmatimonadales bacterium, the sequence CACCGGAGTGTCCCGCCGGCCACCCCACTCGGTCCAGGCGCCGTCATAGAGCGTCGCGCGCTCATGGCCGAGCAGGTGCAGCGCGTGGATCAGGGCACACGCACTGGTGCCCGAGCCGCAGGTGGCCACCACCGGCCGGGTCAGGTCGATTCCGGCAGCCAGGATGCGCTGCCGGAGCTGAGCCGGCGGCAGCAGCGTTCCATCCGGCCCCACCAATTCGGCCACCGGAAGGCTGCGGCTCCCGGGGATATGTCCCCCGCGGAGACCGGGCCTAGGCTCCGGCTCGGTGCCGGCGAACCGGCCGGCCGACCGCATATCGGCGATCTGTATCATTCCCCGGCCCAGAGCGGAGCGCACCGCCGCCAGATCCAGAACCACGTCGGGATTCAGCCGGGCCGTGAACTGGCCCGGTGCCAGTGGGGGCGCTGCCCCTCGCTCCAGGGGCCGCCCTTCCCGGCGCCACTTTCCGCTGCCCCCGTCCAGCAGCGCCACCCGAGGGTGACCGAACGCGCGAAACATCCACCAGGCCCGCGCCGCGCTGAGGTTGATGCCGGAGCCGTCGTAGACGATCAGATCGTCCTCATCGCTCAATCCGAGCGATGCCATCCGCCGGGCAAACGCGTCCGCGTCCGGCAGCATGTGGGGCAGCGGGCTCGCCTGATCGCTGGAGGCATCGAGATCGAAGAAGGCCGCGCCGGGCAGGTGTCCTTCCAGATACTCGGCGGCGGCGTCCCGACCGCTGGTCGGCAGATAACAGGACGCATCCACCAGGCGAAGGCGGTCCGCTCCGAGATGTTCCGCGAGCCACTCGGTCGTCACCAGCGCTGGCAAGGTCCGACTCATGGGATGAGCAGCAGCTTGCCCATGGTGCGCCGGCTTTCCAGCTCGCGGTGCGCGGTCTGGGCTTCGGTCAGGGGGAATTCGCGGCCGATGTGCACCGCGAGGGTCCCGTCGGCCACCCCGCCCAGGACTTCGGACGAGCGCTCCAGCAGCTCGGCACGGCTGGTGATGTAGTGACCCAGAGTGGGGCGGGTGAGGAACAGCGAGCCTTTCTGGCTGAGCAGCCTCGGATCGAACGGTTCCACTGGTCCACTCGACTGTCCCATGAGCACCATCATGCCCCGGCGCGCCAGACAGTCGAGTCCCTTCATGAAGGTAGTCCGGCCCACCGAGTCGTAGATGACCTGCACGCCGGCGCCGCCGGTGATTCGCTGCAGCTCCGCCTGGAAATCGGTCTGGGTATACAGAATGACCTCGTCCGCACCTGCCTCGCGGGCGAGCTGCGCCTTCTCCGCGGTGGAGACCGTGCCAATCACGCGGGCACCTCGGTGCTTCGCCATCTGACAGAGGAGCAGTCCCAGCCCGCCCGCGGCGGCGTGGACCAGACACGTGGCGCCCTGGCCGAGCGGGTAGGTCGAGGACACCAGGTACTGGGCGGTCATTCCCTGGAGCATGACCGCCGCCCCGACGCGGGTGCTGACCCCCTCAGGGAGTGGCACCAGCCGGTCGGCAGCGACGAGGGTGTACTCGGCGTAGGCGCCGGTCGCATCGGTGGTGGCGACCCGGTCGCCGGTCTTGACTGCGCTCACCCCCGGGCCGATCGCCGTCACCGTGCCAGCGACCTCCGAGCCAAGGATGAACGGCAGGTCGCGTGGGTAGAGGCCGGTCCGGTGGTAGACATCGATGAAGTTCACACCCACGGCACCGACCTGAACGAGGACCTGCCCGGGTCCGGGCGAGGGCACCGGCAGGTCATCAACGCGGAGGGCTTCCGGGCCCCCGGTAGAGTGTACGCGAACCGCTTTCACCGATGCTCCTCAGTTGAGGATCGGATAATCTGGCAAGGAAAGGGGGGAGAGCGCCACGCGCTCTCCCCCCGGACATTCCGGAGCCGACGCGCTCAAACGCCGACCAGCCGGCGCTCCGGCCCCGCGTAGCTGGCGTCGCTCCGGATGCGGCGCTCGCGGCTTGCGGGCATGGGGGTGGCATCGCCATAGACGGCGCTACCCAGGTTGGCGGGACCT encodes:
- a CDS encoding quinone oxidoreductase, whose protein sequence is MKAVRVHSTGGPEALRVDDLPVPSPGPGQVLVQVGAVGVNFIDVYHRTGLYPRDLPFILGSEVAGTVTAIGPGVSAVKTGDRVATTDATGAYAEYTLVAADRLVPLPEGVSTRVGAAVMLQGMTAQYLVSSTYPLGQGATCLVHAAAGGLGLLLCQMAKHRGARVIGTVSTAEKAQLAREAGADEVILYTQTDFQAELQRITGGAGVQVIYDSVGRTTFMKGLDCLARRGMMVLMGQSSGPVEPFDPRLLSQKGSLFLTRPTLGHYITSRAELLERSSEVLGGVADGTLAVHIGREFPLTEAQTAHRELESRRTMGKLLLIP
- the sseA gene encoding 3-mercaptopyruvate sulfurtransferase, giving the protein MPALVTTEWLAEHLGADRLRLVDASCYLPTSGRDAAAEYLEGHLPGAAFFDLDASSDQASPLPHMLPDADAFARRMASLGLSDEDDLIVYDGSGINLSAARAWWMFRAFGHPRVALLDGGSGKWRREGRPLERGAAPPLAPGQFTARLNPDVVLDLAAVRSALGRGMIQIADMRSAGRFAGTEPEPRPGLRGGHIPGSRSLPVAELVGPDGTLLPPAQLRQRILAAGIDLTRPVVATCGSGTSACALIHALHLLGHERATLYDGAWTEWGGRRDTPVATGAADPTPTS